One window of the Chanodichthys erythropterus isolate Z2021 chromosome 2, ASM2448905v1, whole genome shotgun sequence genome contains the following:
- the LOC137027225 gene encoding interferon-gamma-inducible GTPase 10-like, producing MMTENSSDMDFSGALQRLGESDPNAAVAKAKEQLENLDAVTLNIAVTGETGAGKSAFINAFRGLGDDDDSSAPTGLTETTKQITMYTHPMKSNVRLWDLPGTGMPNFKANKFLKEVKFETYDLFVIISSERFKENDVFLAKEIQKKKKMFYFVRTKIDNDIRSVAQKRNFNEQQTLCTIREDCNRNLKEVGNPKVFLISSYDLGKYDFQDLVDTLEFDLSEHKRFALVQSVPVCSLAMLEKKKEAMKKFIWLAAMASGLGAVVPVPLVPLAIDKAIMMTYLSGCHYILGLNEKSLITLSERTNKPLSQLQSAIKSPVALAVVNRLCIRPRTSMTKPVKSLEDLLDSRFIVTSIQNATEAFKMTYTVLSEALNEMTDDMRQVLQAAGLDE from the coding sequence ATGATGACAGAAAATTCTTCTGACATGGATTTCTCCGGAGCTTTGCAGAGACTGGGAGAAAGCGACCCAAATGCAGCCGTTGCAAAGGCTAAAGAACAACTGGAAAATCTTGACGCTGTGACTCTGAATATTGCTGTGACTGGGGAAACAGGAGCAGGAAAATCTGCTTTCATTAATGCGTTTCGAGGTctgggtgatgatgatgatagttCCGCTCCAACTGGGTTAACTGAAACCACAAAGCAAATTACCATGTACACCCATCCCATGAAATCAAACGTCAGACTGTGGGACCTGCCAGGCACTGGTATGCCAAATTTCAAGGCTAACAAATTTCTCAAAGAAGTTAAATTTGAGACATATGATTTATTTGTCATCATTTCCTCTGAGCGGTTCAAGGAAAATGATGTCTTTTTGGCCAAGGAGattcaaaaaaagaagaaaatgttttattttgtgcgGACCAAGATCGATAATGACATTCGCTCAGTGGCACAGAAAAGAAATTTCAATGAGCAGCAGACACTTTGCACAATTAGAGAGGACTGCAACAGAAATTTGAAAGAAGTAGGAAACCCCAAGGTGTTTCTGATATCCTCTTATGACCTGGGAAAATATGACTTCCAAGACCTGGTAGATACCCTAGAGTTTGACCTTTCAGAACACAAGAGATTTGCTCTGGTTCAGTCTGTGCCTGTGTGCTCTCTGGCAATGCTAGAAAAGAAGAAAGAGGCTATGAAGAAGTTCATTTGGCTTGCAGCGATGGCCTCAGGTTTGGGTGCTGTTGTCCCTGTCCCTTTAGTACCTTTGGCCATTGACAAAGCCATAATGATGACCTATCTCTCAGGTTGTCATTACATTCTAGGTTTGAATGAGAAATCACTCATCACACTGTCAGAGAGAACGAACAAGCCTCTCTCACAGCTGCAATCAGCTATAAAGTCTCCTGTAGCATTAGCAGTGGTAAACAGACTGTGCATTAGGCCTCGTACATCTATGACAAAACCAGTGAAAAGCTTAGAGGATCTGCTAGATAGCAGATTTATTGTTACCAGTATTCAGAATGCAACTGAGGCCTTCAAAATGACATACACTGTCTTGAGTGAAGCTCTAAATGAGATGACAGATGACATGAGACAGGTTCTCCAAGCCGCAGGTTTGGATGAGTGA